One genomic segment of Hordeum vulgare subsp. vulgare chromosome 2H, MorexV3_pseudomolecules_assembly, whole genome shotgun sequence includes these proteins:
- the LOC123426325 gene encoding uncharacterized protein LOC123426325 isoform X2, translating into MSSARLTQNGLGAALAGDTNLTPARQPALRQRRRQGHAPERQVARPRLRGRRDLPRDVCCPAQRPGALGARPPRLPRAARRVRHQHGRQLKAERGRARGPHPHSSGACTFSGPYRAPPATRAARPRSRTTVASHSVPVRRLAGAGARHRHRRGIRAPREFPRREAQRAVWVHLRLSSSAPPSSPTQLGISTSSWRASSSGRRTPAWRPPTRWLSSLATSPTVRLLGSMAR; encoded by the exons ATGTCGTCGGCGAGGCTAACCCAGAACGGCTTGGGGGCGGCGCTGGCGGGGGACACGAACCTCACGCCTGCTCGTCAACCCGCGCTGCGTCAACGTCGACGGCAGGGGCACGCCCCGGAGCGACAGGTGGCGCGCCCTCGTCTCCGAGGGCGCCGAGACCTGCCCCGTGATGTTTGCTGCCCAGCTCAGCGACCAGGCGCGCTCGGGGCTCGTCCGCCGCGGCTCCCTCGTGCAGCTCGACGAGTACGTCATCAACATGGTCGGCAGCTGAAGGCGGAAAGGGGGAGGGCGAGGGGGCCGCACCCGCACTCCTCCGGCGCATGCACCTTCTCCGGCCCCTATCGAGCACCACCCGCCACACGCGCAGCTCGACCTCGATCACGCACCACGGTGGCCAGCCATAGCGTTCCTGTTCGGCGCCTTGCTGGGGCTGGTGCTCGGCATCGGCATCGTCGTGGCATTCGCGCGCCTCGAGAATTCCCACGCCGAGAAGCACAGCGAGCTG TTTGGGTGCATTTACGGCTGTCATCAAGTGCTCCACCATCCAGTCCAACTCAGTTGGGCATTTCGACGAGCAGTTGGCGCGCGTCTAGCAGCGGGAGGAGGACGCCGGCATGGAGGCCTCCGACGAGGTGGCTCTCTTCCTTGGCGACCTCTCCGACCGTAAGGCTGCTTGGCTCGATGGCTAGGTGA